A region from the Streptosporangium sp. NBC_01756 genome encodes:
- a CDS encoding GH1 family beta-glucosidase, whose amino-acid sequence MTISAEKSPILKDSGPLRFPEGFVWGAATAAYQIEGAARDDGRGPSIWDTFSRTPGKVHAGHTGDVACDHYHRYPEDIRIMGDLGLSAYRFSISWPRIQPDGSGPANSRGLDFYDRLVDGLHGAGITPIVTLYHWDLPQTLEDRGGWTNRETAERFAEYAEIVHARLGDRVETWTTLNEPWCSAFLGYASGIHAPGRTEPELSFAAVHHLLLGHGLAAGALRAAGAGRIGITLNLSPVLGDDAEAVSVVDGLQNRIFLDPVLRGEYPADVVGRAGRFTDWSFVREGDLEIISRPIDLLGVNYYNPQTVAARTGEPANPVYPGSEGISFPRPDVPKTAMGWPVQPFGLTDLLVRLSRDYPGTPLVITENGAAFDDVVEAGQVHDTDRVAYLDGHLRAAHAAIEAGADLRGYLVWSLLDNFEWAEGYAKRFGIVHVDYATQQRTPKDSALWYREVVGRNGL is encoded by the coding sequence ATGACCATCTCCGCTGAGAAATCCCCCATCCTCAAGGACTCCGGCCCGCTGAGATTCCCCGAGGGATTCGTCTGGGGTGCCGCCACCGCGGCCTACCAGATCGAGGGCGCGGCCCGGGACGACGGCAGGGGTCCCTCCATCTGGGACACCTTCTCCCGGACTCCCGGCAAGGTGCACGCCGGGCACACCGGCGACGTGGCCTGCGACCACTACCACCGCTACCCCGAAGACATCCGCATCATGGGCGACCTCGGTCTCTCCGCCTACCGCTTCTCCATCTCCTGGCCCCGTATCCAGCCCGACGGCTCAGGCCCGGCCAACTCGCGCGGCCTGGACTTCTACGATCGCCTGGTGGACGGGCTGCACGGGGCCGGCATCACCCCGATCGTGACGCTCTACCACTGGGACCTGCCGCAGACCCTGGAGGATCGAGGCGGCTGGACCAACCGGGAGACCGCCGAACGGTTCGCCGAGTACGCCGAGATAGTACACGCGCGGCTGGGTGATCGGGTCGAGACGTGGACCACACTGAACGAGCCCTGGTGCTCGGCCTTTCTCGGATACGCCTCGGGCATCCACGCGCCGGGCCGTACCGAGCCGGAGCTGAGCTTCGCCGCCGTCCACCACCTGCTGCTCGGCCACGGACTGGCGGCCGGGGCGCTGCGCGCGGCGGGGGCGGGCCGGATCGGCATCACGCTCAACCTCTCGCCGGTGCTCGGCGACGACGCCGAGGCGGTGTCCGTCGTGGACGGCCTGCAGAACCGGATCTTCCTTGACCCGGTGCTGCGCGGGGAGTATCCCGCCGACGTGGTCGGGCGGGCCGGCCGCTTCACCGACTGGTCCTTCGTCAGGGAGGGCGATCTGGAGATCATCAGCCGGCCGATCGACCTGCTGGGGGTGAACTACTACAACCCGCAGACCGTGGCCGCCCGCACCGGCGAACCCGCCAACCCCGTCTACCCGGGCAGCGAGGGCATCTCCTTCCCCCGCCCCGACGTACCGAAGACCGCGATGGGCTGGCCGGTCCAGCCGTTCGGGCTGACCGACCTCCTGGTACGGCTGTCGCGGGACTACCCCGGCACCCCGCTGGTCATCACCGAGAACGGCGCGGCCTTCGACGACGTCGTGGAGGCCGGGCAGGTCCACGACACGGACCGCGTGGCCTACCTCGACGGGCACCTGCGCGCCGCCCACGCCGCCATCGAGGCGGGCGCCGACCTGCGCGGCTACCTGGTCTGGTCGCTGCTGGACAACTTCGAGTGGGCCGAGGGCTACGCCAAGCGGTTCGGCATCGTGCACGTCGACTACGCCACGCAGCAGCGCACCCCCAAGGACAGCGCGCTCTGGTACCGCGAAGTCGTCGGCCGGAACGGCCTGTGA
- a CDS encoding carbohydrate ABC transporter permease: MTTLTQTAVRPRATTAPQRVRRGLSGKVASAAAIVIAVLWTTPTFGLLLSSLRPEDQIKSTGWWTFFSDPQLTLENYQQVLFGTSSSSGQMASFLINSIVITVPSVLLPLALATFAAYALAWLPFRGREWIYIGIFALQIVPLQMALVPLLSFFSQGVDVFGVHLLPAWDLEGSGRFVQVWFAHTCFALPLGIFLIHNFMAELPGELMEAARVDGATHGTILRKLVLPLVGPALATFGIFQFLWVWNDLLVALIFAGGTAETAPMTVRLAQMAGTKGNEWQRLTSGAFVSVVIPLVVFLSMQRYFVRGLLAGGVKG; encoded by the coding sequence GTGACCACATTGACCCAGACCGCGGTGCGCCCCCGGGCCACGACCGCGCCGCAGCGCGTCCGGCGGGGGCTCAGCGGCAAGGTCGCCAGTGCCGCGGCGATCGTCATCGCGGTCCTGTGGACCACCCCGACCTTCGGCCTGCTGCTCTCCTCGCTGCGCCCGGAGGACCAGATCAAGTCCACCGGCTGGTGGACGTTCTTCTCCGACCCGCAGCTCACCCTGGAGAACTACCAGCAGGTGCTGTTCGGCACCTCCTCGTCCTCCGGGCAGATGGCCAGTTTCCTGATCAACTCCATCGTCATCACGGTCCCCTCGGTGCTCCTCCCGCTCGCCCTGGCCACCTTCGCCGCCTACGCGCTGGCCTGGCTGCCGTTCCGGGGACGCGAATGGATCTACATCGGCATCTTCGCCCTCCAGATCGTGCCGCTGCAGATGGCGCTGGTCCCGCTGCTGTCGTTCTTCTCCCAGGGCGTGGACGTCTTCGGCGTCCACCTCCTGCCCGCCTGGGACCTGGAGGGCTCCGGTCGCTTCGTCCAGGTCTGGTTCGCCCACACCTGCTTCGCACTCCCGCTGGGCATCTTCCTGATCCACAACTTCATGGCCGAACTGCCCGGTGAGCTGATGGAGGCCGCCAGGGTGGACGGCGCCACCCACGGCACCATCCTGCGCAAGCTCGTCCTGCCCCTGGTCGGACCCGCGCTGGCCACCTTCGGCATCTTCCAGTTCCTCTGGGTCTGGAACGACCTGCTGGTGGCTCTGATCTTCGCCGGCGGCACCGCCGAGACCGCACCCATGACGGTACGGCTGGCGCAGATGGCCGGCACCAAGGGCAACGAGTGGCAGCGCCTGACCTCGGGTGCGTTCGTCTCGGTGGTCATCCCGTTGGTCGTCTTCCTGTCGATGCAGCGCTACTTCGTCCGTGGCCTGCTGGCGGGCGGCGTCAAGGGCTGA
- a CDS encoding carbohydrate ABC transporter permease, whose product MDFDFAAEQPKLVQLLIGVAAFLVVVAVILLLVDRAPMRRRAWTHATILLLPAVALLSIGLVVPAVRTTLLSFMSGDGMRWVGLDNYAWMFTQPEALTVLRNTLIWVLLVPLLVTSVGLLYAVMVDRTRFESLAKSLVFLPMAISFVGAGIIWRFVYAYRADDQDQIGLLNQLVVAMGGEPQQWLQESPTNTLFLIVVMVWIQAGFATVVLSAAIKGIPAEIVEAARLDGASPAQMFFRVTLPSIRSAVVVVAVTQSIATLKLFDIVRTMTGGQFDTSVIANEMYNQAFRYGETGKGAALAVFLFALVTPIVIYQIRQRREVR is encoded by the coding sequence ATGGACTTCGACTTCGCCGCCGAACAGCCCAAACTCGTCCAGTTGCTGATCGGCGTCGCCGCCTTCCTCGTGGTGGTCGCGGTGATCCTGTTGCTGGTCGACCGCGCCCCGATGCGGCGGCGGGCCTGGACTCACGCGACGATCCTGCTCCTACCCGCCGTCGCCCTCCTCTCCATCGGCCTGGTGGTGCCCGCCGTACGGACGACCCTGCTGTCGTTCATGAGCGGCGACGGCATGCGGTGGGTGGGCCTGGACAACTACGCCTGGATGTTCACCCAGCCCGAAGCCCTGACCGTGCTGCGCAACACGCTCATCTGGGTCCTGCTCGTGCCGCTGCTGGTGACCTCGGTCGGGTTGCTCTACGCCGTCATGGTGGACCGCACCCGCTTCGAGTCGCTCGCCAAGTCGCTGGTCTTCCTGCCGATGGCGATCTCGTTCGTCGGCGCCGGCATCATCTGGCGTTTCGTCTACGCCTACCGCGCCGACGACCAGGACCAGATCGGCCTGCTCAACCAGCTCGTGGTCGCCATGGGCGGCGAACCACAGCAGTGGCTGCAGGAATCTCCGACGAACACGCTGTTCCTGATCGTGGTGATGGTCTGGATCCAGGCCGGCTTCGCCACCGTGGTGCTCTCCGCCGCGATCAAGGGAATCCCGGCGGAGATCGTCGAGGCCGCCCGGCTGGACGGGGCGAGCCCGGCGCAGATGTTCTTTCGCGTGACGCTGCCCTCCATCCGCTCGGCCGTGGTCGTGGTCGCGGTCACCCAGTCGATCGCCACGCTGAAGCTGTTCGACATCGTGCGCACGATGACCGGCGGCCAGTTCGACACCAGCGTCATCGCCAACGAGATGTACAACCAGGCGTTCCGCTACGGCGAGACCGGCAAGGGCGCGGCGCTCGCCGTCTTCCTGTTCGCCCTGGTGACGCCCATTGTGATCTACCAGATCCGCCAGCGCCGGGAGGTCCGGTGA
- a CDS encoding ABC transporter substrate-binding protein, whose amino-acid sequence MSLLSRTNRVTLVAGSIGLALVATACASTENKPSAGGGGSSTSADCAAFTKYGNHAGKTVSIYSPIRDTEADLFEQAWKPFAKCTGMKITYEGTGEFEAQIQVRADGGNPPDIAFFPQPGLLERFAKAGKLKPASAEVKKLADEGWSPDWAKYSTVDGTFYGAPLGASVKSFVWYSPGMFKEKGWTVPTTWDELMTLTNTIAASGVKPWCVGLESGDATGWPATDWIEDIILREVGPEGYDDWVSHKLAFNDPKVVAAADKVGAILKNEKFVNGGYGPVKSIVSTAFQEGGVPITQGKCALHRQASFYANFWPEGTKVAEDGDVFAFYLPGNDPAKKPVLGAGEFVAAFADRPEVQAVQAYLASAEFPATRMKLATYVTARKGVDPALAQNPIDKLSMEMLQNPDTVFRFDGSDLMPAAVGAGTFWKGMTDWINGKDTKTVLDYIDASWPKS is encoded by the coding sequence ATGTCGCTCCTCTCACGGACCAACCGCGTCACTTTGGTGGCGGGCAGCATTGGGCTGGCGCTGGTCGCCACCGCCTGCGCATCAACGGAGAACAAGCCGTCGGCGGGCGGAGGCGGCAGCAGCACGTCGGCTGATTGCGCGGCCTTCACCAAGTACGGCAACCACGCCGGCAAGACCGTCAGCATCTACTCCCCGATCCGCGACACCGAGGCCGACCTGTTCGAGCAGGCGTGGAAGCCGTTCGCGAAATGCACGGGAATGAAGATCACTTATGAGGGCACCGGCGAGTTCGAGGCCCAGATCCAGGTGCGCGCCGATGGCGGAAATCCGCCGGACATCGCCTTCTTCCCGCAGCCGGGCCTGCTGGAGCGTTTCGCCAAGGCCGGCAAGCTCAAGCCCGCCTCGGCCGAGGTGAAGAAACTGGCCGACGAGGGCTGGTCGCCGGACTGGGCCAAGTACTCGACCGTCGACGGCACCTTCTACGGCGCGCCGCTGGGCGCCAGCGTGAAGTCCTTCGTCTGGTACTCGCCGGGCATGTTCAAGGAGAAGGGCTGGACCGTCCCCACGACCTGGGACGAGCTGATGACCCTCACCAACACCATCGCGGCCTCCGGCGTCAAGCCGTGGTGCGTCGGCCTCGAGTCCGGTGACGCGACCGGCTGGCCGGCCACGGACTGGATCGAGGACATCATCCTCCGCGAGGTCGGCCCCGAGGGGTACGACGACTGGGTGAGCCACAAGCTCGCGTTCAACGACCCCAAGGTCGTCGCCGCGGCGGACAAGGTCGGTGCGATCCTCAAGAACGAGAAGTTCGTCAACGGCGGCTACGGTCCGGTGAAGTCGATCGTCAGCACCGCCTTCCAGGAGGGCGGTGTCCCGATCACGCAGGGCAAGTGCGCGCTGCACCGCCAGGCGTCCTTCTACGCCAACTTCTGGCCGGAGGGCACCAAGGTGGCCGAGGACGGCGACGTGTTCGCCTTCTACCTGCCAGGCAACGACCCGGCCAAGAAGCCGGTCCTCGGCGCGGGTGAGTTCGTGGCGGCCTTCGCCGACCGTCCGGAGGTCCAGGCCGTGCAGGCGTACCTCGCCTCGGCGGAGTTCCCCGCGACCCGGATGAAGCTGGCGACGTACGTCACCGCGCGCAAGGGCGTGGACCCGGCCCTGGCGCAGAACCCGATCGACAAGCTCTCCATGGAGATGCTGCAGAACCCCGACACGGTCTTCCGGTTCGACGGCTCGGACCTGATGCCCGCCGCGGTCGGCGCCGGCACCTTCTGGAAGGGCATGACCGACTGGATCAACGGCAAGGACACCAAGACGGTGCTCGACTACATCGATGCCTCCTGGCCCAAGTCCTGA